The genomic segment GCATCAGACTGTTTGGTGCGGTTGCCCGCAGAATAATGGGGCTGTTTCGTCAGCCTTTTGAAAGAGACGGTGTAGATACGAGGCGCAAGCACAAATTAACCGCAGGTGTATCTTTGATACGTTGAGGATTAATTTGTGCGCAGTAACGAAGTAGATGCGCCGTATATTTCAAAAGGAAGTCTGATGCGTTTATTTTGCTTACGGAAAAAGGGGAAAGATTTTGATTATCCAAATACAGCTTTCCTAAGGATATTATTTATTCTTGTCTGATAGCCTTTGCCCATATTTTTCAAAGCCATAAGGACATCAGTATCTATCCGCAAACTGACAGAAGTTTTCTTTACGGAAACTTTATAAATATCATTTCCGTTTGGATGAACTTCATACCAAGGCTTGAATTTTTTCATCTGTTCATCTGTAACTTCAGGGCAATCCTCTGTAACAATTGGTTTTGCAGTGTTTATTATTACTTTATCATTATCTGTAAGCGGATTTCCAATTAACTCATCTAATGTCATAGTTTTCATAATACAATTTCTCCTCTTTAGGCGTTGCTCTTCGTGCAGAAATAATACGTATATTATCACTTCCCCGTTCTGTGTAAACTACAAATAATATACGTTCTACACATCCAATTACATTGTATCTTTCCTCAGATTCATCAGAATGATTTTCATCTAACATTTCAATTCTTTTTGAATCTAGGAAAACCCTGGCCGCATATCCAAAAGAAATTCCGTCATGATTTTTTTGATTTAAGCGGTCTTTATTTTCATCCCATTCAAAAGTCATTATTACATCCTGTGTATATTATAAGCTGTATATACATCTT from the Treponema vincentii F0403 genome contains:
- a CDS encoding BrnA antitoxin family protein codes for the protein MKTMTLDELIGNPLTDNDKVIINTAKPIVTEDCPEVTDEQMKKFKPWYEVHPNGNDIYKVSVKKTSVSLRIDTDVLMALKNMGKGYQTRINNILRKAVFG
- a CDS encoding BrnT family toxin — encoded protein: MTFEWDENKDRLNQKNHDGISFGYAARVFLDSKRIEMLDENHSDESEERYNVIGCVERILFVVYTERGSDNIRIISARRATPKEEKLYYENYDIR